From the genome of Pseudomonas migulae:
CTACGTCGACCCGGAAATCATCAAGCGTGTCGAAATCCTGCGCGGTCCGGCCTCGGTACTCTACGGCAGCAACGCCATCGGCGGTGCGGTCAGCTATTTCACCCTCGACCCCGACGACATCATCAAGCCCGGCAAGGACGTCGGCGCCCGCCTGAAAACCGGCTACAGCTCCGCCGACGACAGCTGGCTGAAGTCCGCCACCGTGGCCGGTCGCGCCGACCAGTTTGATGGCTTGCTGCATTACAGCCAGCGCGACGGTCACGAAACCGAATCCTACGGCAGCAACAACGGCACCGGCCTGGCACGCACCGCCGCCAACCCAGAAGACGTGCGCACGTCCAACGTGCTGGCCAAGATCGGCTGGAACTACAACGAAGATTCGCGCCTGGGCCTTACGTATGAAAAGTACAAGGATGACCGCGATACCGATCAGAAAAGTGCTTACGGCGGTCCTTACTTCCAAGGCGCACCAACCGTTCCGAACAGCGCCCTGCCCGGCGGCATGTACCAGTGGCGCACCGGCAACGACACCGTCACTCGTGAACGCTTCGGTCTGGAACACAGCTTTGCCCTCGACAGCCTGCTGGTGGACAACGTCAAGTGGAGCCTGAACCATCAGGTCGCCAAAACGGACCAGAGCACAGAAGAGTTCTACTTCCCGTTCTCGCGCAAAGTGCTGCGCACCCGGGAAACCCTCTACGAAGAAAAGCAGTGGGTGTTTGACGCACAACTGGATAAGGCTTTCAGCATTGCCGACACCGAACACCTGCTGACCTACGGCACCACGCTCAAGCAACAGAAAGTCACCGGTTCGCGCAGCGGTAACGGCACCTGCTATCAGTCCTTCGGCACCTGCCGCGTCGTCGGTGCCGTCAGCCCACTGGATGTCCTGAAAAAATCCAGCGACTTCCCGGACCCGACCGTCAACACCTACAGCCTGTTCGCCCAGGATCAGATCAGCTGGGACAAATGGACCTTCCTGCCGGGCCTGCGTTACGACTACACCGAGCTCAAGCCGCACATCACCCAGGAATTCCTGAACACCGTAGCGGCCACCCCGAGTGGCACCGTCAATGACGACACTAAGACCTGGCACCGCGTGTCGCCGAAATTCGGCCTGACCTACGCCCTGACCGACCATTACACCTGGTACGGCCAATACTCTGAAGGTTTCCGCACACCAACGGCCAAGGCATTGTTCGGGCGCTTCGAGAACACCACCACCGGATATCGCGTGGAACCGAATCCGAACCTCGAACCGGAAACCAGCAAAGGCTTCGAGACCGGCCTGCGCGGTCAATTCGAATCGGGCTCCTTCGATGTGGCCGTGTTCTATAACAAGTACCGCGATTTCATCGAAGAGGACGCCATCACCCCCGGTTACAGCGAGCTGACCTTCCAGAGCGCCAACATCAAGCACGCCACCATCAAGGGCGCAGAGGTCAAAGGCCGTCTGAACCTTGACGTCTTCGGCGCGCCGCAGGGTCTGTACACCCAGGGCTCGGTGGCTTACGCCTACGGTCGCAACAACGACAACGGCGAACCGATCAACAGCGTCAACCCGCTGACCGGTGTGTTCGGCTTCGGCTACGACCAGGACAACTACGGCGGTTTGCTCAGCTGGACGCTGGTGAAGAAGAAGGATCGTGTCGACGACAGCAAATTCAAGTCGCCGGACGGCGTCAGCAGCCAGTTCAAATCGCCGGGCTTCGGCGTGCTGGACCTGACCGGTTTCTACAAAGTGACCGACGACGTGACCGTCAGCGCCGGGGTCTACAACCTGACCGACAAAAAGTACTGGCTGTGGGATGACGTGCGCGGTTACGACGGCGTCGGCGAGGCTTCGGTCATCAGCCCGGCCAATCTGGATCGCCTGACTCAGCCGGGTCGCAACTTTGCGGTCAATCTGGTCTGGGACATCTGATCCTGCCCATCTCGCTGCGCGGCTTTTCATAAAGCCGCACAGTGAGGTTTTTTTACTGTCAGGCGTCTTCTTGTTCGTCTCGTTACCAAGCGCCTCTTTTCTTCAAGGATTTCTCATGACTACCCAGGACACTGCTCAACGCCCGGCTTTGCGCTCGCAACGGTTGAACCAGATCACCCACTCGCCGCACACCAAACTCGATGCCTTGGTCAAAGTCCACGCACCGTTCGAAACCCAGGCCAATTTCGCCCGTTTCGTGGTTGCGCAGTATTTGTTCCAGTCGGAACTGGTGGGGCTGTACAACGATGCCGATTTGATCGCGATCGTTCCCGATCTGGCGGCACGCTGCCGTGCCGAAGCGGCCAAGGCGGATCTGGCCGATCTGGAAACCGAAGTGCCGTCGCCGGTCGCGGGGGCTGTGAACAACCCGAGCAAGGCCGAAGCGCTGGGGTGGTTGTTTGTTTCCGAAGGCTCGAAACTTGGGGCAGCGTTCCTGATCAAGCGTGCGATCGGCCTGGGCCTGAGCGAAACCTTCGGCGCCCGTCACCTCGGCGAACCGGCCGGTGGCCGCGCTGAAGGCTGGAAAAGTTTCGTCAAGACCCTGGACGGTCTGGCGCTCACCGAGCAGGAAGAAGCAGAGCTGGATAAAGGCGCCATCGCTGCGTTCAACCGATTCACCGTGTTGCTTGAACAGGCTTACTCGACAGCTGCCGAACCAGTCTGAAGCCAGACAAATTCCCTGTGGGAGCGGGCTTGCCCGCGATGGCGGCTTAACATCCAACAAAGATGCTGAATGCTCTATCGCTTTCGCGGGCAAGCCCGCTCCCACAAGGACTGAGCCTGTCTGCAAAACCCCATCAAGCCTCTCGGTCATACTTCCAGCCCTCATGCCTGACCCAGTCACCTCAAAACTCACCCGGCTGCTGTTCGGCGCACTCGCCTACATCAGCCTCGCCATCGGCCTGATCGCCATCGTCGTCCCGGGCCTGCCGACCACCGAGTTCATCCTGCTGGCCGCCTGGGCCGCGACCAAGAGTTCGCCGCGCCTGAGTGCCTGGCTGGAAAACCATCGACTGTTCGGTCCGATCCTCAGCAACTGGCGCAACGGCAAGATCGTCGCGCGTCGCGCCAAGGTCAGCGCCACCCTCAGCATGCTGCTGTGCGCCGGCCTGATGCTGGTGATGCTCGATCATGGCTGGCCGGTTTACCTCGCCATCGCCGGCATGAGCCTGGGCAATCTGTGGATCTGGTCGCGACCGGAATCAGTGCCGCAACCCTCCTGAAAATACACCGTGTTTTTTCCCGTTTTACGCCGCTTTTCGGCACATTTTTCCGCGCAAACGTTCAACCATGACCGTTCGTCGGAGCCACCATCATGCATGCCCGCCCCACGCCGATTGCAGTGAATGCGCTGAATGGATTTGGCGAACCGGGTCGACCTCGACCCACCGCCAACACCTCATTCATTCGCGAGTTCGTCCTATGTTCGACTCTCTGTCCATCCGCCTGAAAATCGTTCTGCTCTCCGGTCTGTGCCTGCTGGGCGTGGTCGTCCTGATCGTCGGCATGAACATCTACCAGACCAACCAGAACGATGAACTGGTCAGCGCCTCCAGCAGCAAAATGCTCACCGGCAGCGTGCAGGACCTGCTTCAGGCCAAGGCCGCCGAGCAAGCCGTGCGGGTGCAGAAGACGTTCGGCGAAAGCCTGCTGGTGGTGACCGCCCTGGCGGACCAGATCAAGGACATGCGCAACATGGCCGCCAAGCGCTCGCTTGAGGCCGGTGCCCTGCGTGAAGAGTTGAACCAGAGCCTGAAAACCGCGTTCGAGCGCAACAGCAAGGTGCTGGGGATCTGGCTGGCGTTCGAGCCCAACGGGCTGGACGGCAAGGACAGCGAGTTCGCCAATGACGCCGCCCGCCAGTCCAACGAAGCCGGTCGTTTCGCCAGTTACTGGAGCCGCGCCGGCGGTGCCGCGCTCAACACGATCATGGTCGAAGACGACATGACCAAAACCACCTTGAGCCTCAGCGGCACCCCTTACAACAGCTGGTACACCTGCCCTCGCGACAGCAAGCGCACCTGCCTGCTGGACCCGTATGCAGACACCGTCGGCGGCAAGGAAATGCTGATGACCACCATTTCCGTTCCGCTGCTGGTGGACGGCAAATCCATCGGCGTGGTCGGCGTGGACATCGCCCTCGACGCCCTGCAGGCAGCGGCGGTCGATTCCCAGCGTGATCTGTTCAACAGCGCCGGGCACATGTTGATTGTTTCCGGCAGCGGCGTGCTCGCCGGTTACAGCGTCGACGCGACCAAGGTCGGCAAAAGCATCGATGCCACCCTGGGCGCAGACGGCAAGGACATCCTGCAACTGCTCAGCGACGGCTCGCCGAAGATTCTCGAACAAGGCGATGTGATCCGTGCGGTGTACCCGGTCAGCCCGATCAGCGACTCCAAGGCCTGGGGCGTGGTGATCGACCTGCCGAAACAAGTGTTGCTGGCCGATTCGGTGAAGCTGCAAGCGGTACTCGATGACGCCCAGCAAAGCGGCACGATCAAAGCGGTGCTGGTGGCCGTCGCTGCCGGCCTCGTCGGTCTGTTGCTGATCTGGCTGACGGCATCGGGCGTGACCCGGCCGATCAACAGCGTGGCCGAGATGCTCAAGGCGATTGCCAGTGGCGACGGCGACCTGACACAGCGTCTGCACTACACCAAGAAAGATGAACTGGGCGAACTGGTCAGCTGGTTCAACCGTTTCCTCGACAAGCTGCAACCGACCATCGCGCAGATCAAACAGAGCATCACCGACGCCCGTGGCACCGCCGACCAGTCTTCTGAAATCGCCCGTCAGACCAGCGAAGGCATGCAGGTGCAGTTCCGCGAAATCGACCAGGTCGCCACCGCGTCCAACGAAATGAGCGCCACCGCGCATGACGTCGCTAACAGCGCGTCGAGCGCGGCAAACGCGGCCAAAGGTGCGGATCAATCGGCCCGCGATGGCATGTCGATCATCGAACGCAGCACCCGAGACATCAATCAACTGGCCGACGAAGTCAGCAAGGCGGTCACCGAAGTCGAAGCCTTGGCAGTCAACAGCGAGCAGATCGGTTCGGTGCTGGAAGTCATCCGCAGCATCGCCGAACAAACCAACTTGCTGGCGCTGAACGCCGCGATCGAAGCGGCCCGTGCCGGGGAAAGCGGTCGCGGCTTTGCCGTGGTGGCCGACGAAGTGCGCAACCTCGCCAAACGCACCCAGGATTCGGTGGAAGAAATCCGCCTCGTCATCGAACGCATCCAGACCGGCACCCGCGGTGTGGTCGCCACCATGCATTCGAGCCAGACCCAAGCCCACAGCAACGCCGGGCAGATCCAGCAAGCCGTGCAAGCCTTGAGCAAAATCAGCGACGCGGTCACCGTGATCAGCGACATGAACCTGCAAATCGCCAGCGCCGCCGAACAGCAAAGCGCCGTGGCCGAAGAGGTCAACCGCAACGTCTCGGCGATCCGCACCGTCACCGAAACCCTGACCGGCCAGGCCACCGAATCGGCGCAGATCAGCAGCCAGCTCAACGCCCTGACCAACCACCAGATGAAATTGATGGATCAGTTCCGGGTGTAGAGAACCAGCACAAAACCCTGTGGGAGCTGGCTTGCCTGCTCCCACAGGATCAGGTGTTCGGTCGGCCATCGGGGATTTCATCTGGCTCCCGAGTTTTTTGATCTATGATCGGGCTCTCGTTCCGGAGGGCCTTCGATGACTGATTTACTCACGTCCATTCAAGCCGCACTCGGCTTGCCCCACACCCCGATTCCGTTCACTTCGAGTGGCGCCCTGCCCTCGGCGTTTGCCGTCACTGACCTGGCCTGCGCCAGCATCGCCGCCGCCGGCCAGGCTGCCAGCGAATGGCTGCAGCAGCAGACCGGTCGCTTGCCCAGCCTTGAAGTCGACCGGCGCCTGGCGTCTTTCTGGTTCGCGACCTCGATCCGCCCCGTCGGCTGGAGCGTTCCGCCGCTGTGGGACCCGGTTGCCGGCGACTACGCGACCAAGGATGGCTGGATCCGCTTGCACACCAACGCGCCTCATCACCGCGCAGCGGCCGAAAAAGTGCTCGGCGCCTGTGCCGACCGCGCAGCCGTGGCGAGCAAGGTTGCGCACTGGGCGAAAACCGATCTCGAACAAGCCGTGGTCGACGCCGGTGGCTGCGCCGCTGAAATGCGCAGCTGGGAACACTGGCAAACCCATCCCCAAGGCCAGGCCGTGAACGCAGAGCCGTTGATTCAGTTCAACGCCGGCCACCCGCAACAGGCGAAATCGTGGAAAGGTTCGGTGGCGCAACCGCTGGCCGGGATCAAGGTGCTGGACCTCACGCGCGTGCTCGCGGGGCCCGTCGCCAGTCGCTTCCTCGCGGGCCTCGGCGCCGATGTCTTGCGTATCGACCCACCGACCTGGAACGAACCGGGCGTGGTGCCGGAAGTCACGCTGGGCAAACGCTGCGCCAGGCTGGACCTGCACAACCCTGACGATCGAGCCGTGTTCGACCGCCTGCTCAATGACGCCGATATCCTGCTCCACGGTTACCGCGCCGACGCATTGGAAAGGTTGGGTTACGGTGTCGCCGAGCGTCAAAGGCTGGCGCCCGGCCTGATCGATGTGTGCCTCAACGCCTACGGCTGGAGCGGTCCATGGCAGAACCGTCGCGGCTTCGACAGCCTGGTGCAGATGAGCAGCGGGATTGCCGGCGCGGGGATGCAGTGGAAGAAAGCGGACAAGCCGACGCCGTTGCCGGTACAGGCGCTGGATCATGCGACCGGGTATTTGATGGCGGCTGCGGCGATCACCTTGTTGGGACGGGGAGGATCGGCGCGATTGTCGTTGGCGCGCACGGCGAAGTTGTTGGTTGAAAACGGTGCAGGAACGGATGAAGCGCTGCGTGCTGAGGACGACAAGGATCAAGGCCTGTTGGTTGAGCAAACGCCCTGGGGGCCGGCGCATCGGCTTCATGTGCCACTGAAGATCACCGGGACGCCATTGCAGTGGGCGATTCCGGCTTCCGAATTGGGTTCCCATCGCGCGCAGTGGTGGTGACTGTACCGGCCCCTTCGCGAGCAAGCCCGCTCCCACATTTGACCGAGTTTATCTGGAGTAACTCGGTCAAATGTGGGAGCGGGCTTGCTCGCGAAGGGGTCAGAACAATCAACACACCTTTCGGATCAGCTCAAT
Proteins encoded in this window:
- a CDS encoding biliverdin-producing heme oxygenase; its protein translation is MTTQDTAQRPALRSQRLNQITHSPHTKLDALVKVHAPFETQANFARFVVAQYLFQSELVGLYNDADLIAIVPDLAARCRAEAAKADLADLETEVPSPVAGAVNNPSKAEALGWLFVSEGSKLGAAFLIKRAIGLGLSETFGARHLGEPAGGRAEGWKSFVKTLDGLALTEQEEAELDKGAIAAFNRFTVLLEQAYSTAAEPV
- a CDS encoding YbaN family protein, whose product is MPDPVTSKLTRLLFGALAYISLAIGLIAIVVPGLPTTEFILLAAWAATKSSPRLSAWLENHRLFGPILSNWRNGKIVARRAKVSATLSMLLCAGLMLVMLDHGWPVYLAIAGMSLGNLWIWSRPESVPQPS
- a CDS encoding methyl-accepting chemotaxis protein, translated to MQVQFREIDQVATASNEMSATAHDVANSASSAANAAKGADQSARDGMSIIERSTRDINQLADEVSKAVTEVEALAVNSEQIGSVLEVIRSIAEQTNLLALNAAIEAARAGESGRGFAVVADEVRNLAKRTQDSVEEIRLVIERIQTGTRGVVATMHSSQTQAHSNAGQIQQAVQALSKISDAVTVISDMNLQIASAAEQQSAVAEEVNRNVSAIRTVTETLTGQATESAQISSQLNALTNHQMKLMDQFRV
- a CDS encoding CoA transferase encodes the protein MTDLLTSIQAALGLPHTPIPFTSSGALPSAFAVTDLACASIAAAGQAASEWLQQQTGRLPSLEVDRRLASFWFATSIRPVGWSVPPLWDPVAGDYATKDGWIRLHTNAPHHRAAAEKVLGACADRAAVASKVAHWAKTDLEQAVVDAGGCAAEMRSWEHWQTHPQGQAVNAEPLIQFNAGHPQQAKSWKGSVAQPLAGIKVLDLTRVLAGPVASRFLAGLGADVLRIDPPTWNEPGVVPEVTLGKRCARLDLHNPDDRAVFDRLLNDADILLHGYRADALERLGYGVAERQRLAPGLIDVCLNAYGWSGPWQNRRGFDSLVQMSSGIAGAGMQWKKADKPTPLPVQALDHATGYLMAAAAITLLGRGGSARLSLARTAKLLVENGAGTDEALRAEDDKDQGLLVEQTPWGPAHRLHVPLKITGTPLQWAIPASELGSHRAQWW
- a CDS encoding TonB-dependent receptor, with translation MSSRLTRHSSSPSRVLSLLTAAILMAGSAPLMAATAAEQPARNMGDYAFAIPQQSLVSALNAFTAVTGWQVGLPAELGQGVASPGVRGSLSPEKALDRLLVGTNLSYRKLGNNNIVLEKRLSSGALNLQQVTISATRQEQSVESVPGTVTVHTREELDRNNVNTIKNLARYEPGVSVGGAGQRGGISGYNIRGIDGDRILTQVDGVEVPNDFFNGPYAKTQRNYVDPEIIKRVEILRGPASVLYGSNAIGGAVSYFTLDPDDIIKPGKDVGARLKTGYSSADDSWLKSATVAGRADQFDGLLHYSQRDGHETESYGSNNGTGLARTAANPEDVRTSNVLAKIGWNYNEDSRLGLTYEKYKDDRDTDQKSAYGGPYFQGAPTVPNSALPGGMYQWRTGNDTVTRERFGLEHSFALDSLLVDNVKWSLNHQVAKTDQSTEEFYFPFSRKVLRTRETLYEEKQWVFDAQLDKAFSIADTEHLLTYGTTLKQQKVTGSRSGNGTCYQSFGTCRVVGAVSPLDVLKKSSDFPDPTVNTYSLFAQDQISWDKWTFLPGLRYDYTELKPHITQEFLNTVAATPSGTVNDDTKTWHRVSPKFGLTYALTDHYTWYGQYSEGFRTPTAKALFGRFENTTTGYRVEPNPNLEPETSKGFETGLRGQFESGSFDVAVFYNKYRDFIEEDAITPGYSELTFQSANIKHATIKGAEVKGRLNLDVFGAPQGLYTQGSVAYAYGRNNDNGEPINSVNPLTGVFGFGYDQDNYGGLLSWTLVKKKDRVDDSKFKSPDGVSSQFKSPGFGVLDLTGFYKVTDDVTVSAGVYNLTDKKYWLWDDVRGYDGVGEASVISPANLDRLTQPGRNFAVNLVWDI